ATAATACGATTGAAATTTATGTTTTAAAGATATATTATAAATTGTATACAGTCGACCAAGTTCTTATAGAAGGAGAAGGTTAAATGAATTATTTTGAAAGAGCATTGGACAATGCCTTATCAATTAGAATTGCCAATAACTTGCTCGAACAAGTATTGAATGGTGAGTTAAGACCTGGAGATCAAGTCGTTGAATCCATTTATGCAGAACAGTACGAAACGAGCCGCTCTCCTGTAAGAGAAGCGATTTATTTATTAGCTACTGAAGGAATTATTGAACGTGTCCCTCGAAAAGGGGCATTCATTAAAGGCTATACATTGGATGATATGAAAGATTTACTGGATGTGCGAAACCATTTGGAAATGCTGGCAGCAGAACGTATCGAAAATCCGAGTAAAGAAAAAGGCACTCTGAAAGAAATGAAAGCCGTCCTAACGAAGATGACGAAAACAAAAAGCTATACAGAATATACGCACTTAAACTATCAATTTCACTTTCTCATATTCAAATTAAGTAATAGCTTAGTGCTAAATGATATGTACAGTAAAATAGCTATCCCATTATTACGAATTCAAGTAATCCACTTTTCAAATAACGAAATTATTGATAAGTCGATTTTGGAGCATACAAGTATTTACGAATGTTTAAAGAATGATGATTTGGATCAGCTGAAGTCCATTTTAAGAAAGCATACAGAGGATGTAATCTTCAGTGTCCGTAATAAGCAGTTGTAAAACAAAGGGAGGGGGAAGTTAACGATGAAACAGGCATGGCTTTTTCCAGGGCAAGGTTCGCAATATGGCGGTTTTTTGGAGTCACTTCCTACACACCCTGCTATTAAAGAAACTTTGGATGAAGCTTCGGATGTTTTAAAAACAGACATTAAGCTGCTCGCAACAGCAGAAAAACTAATGAGTACCAAAAACGTCCAGATTACAATGCTGGCAGCCGGTGTTGCAACAGCCCGAGCCTTTTTAAATGAAGGAGCAAAACCGGACTATTTGGCGGGTCACTCGGTAGGGGCATTTGCCGCTGCAGTGACGAGCGAAGTACTAACATTTAGTGATGCCCTGGGTTTAGTCTCACTTCGGGGAGAACTGATGGAATCTTTACAGGATGAGGCGTATGGAATGGCAGTTGTTGTAGGGTTACCTGAATCAACTCTTATAGAAATAACTCAGAAATTCCATACGGATGAAAAACCGGTCTATGTATCCAACCGCAATGCACCGCAGCAGTTGACTTTATCAGGGCATAAAGAAGCCATGCAAAATGTATTGGATTACGTAGCAGGAAAGGGCGCAAGTTCAGCAAAGATGCTGAATGTTTCTACACCATCCCATTGTCCTTTGTTTTTACCGGTTCAGGACCGATTGGCAAAAGAGATGGAGAGCATAACGCTCCAAAGGCCGAAATTTCCGTTGATTTCAAATCGAAATGCACGAGTACTTCGCCAGCCTTCCCGTATTATTCAGGATTTGGCTGAAAGTATTGCGTTACCTGTCAGGTGGCATGATGCGACTTCGATTTTATTCGAAAATGGTGTTCGTCAATTTATTGAAATGTCGCCAGGAGATGTATTAAAAAAACTTGCCAAAAATGCGTTTCCGGAAGCGGATAGCTATAGTGTGGAAAAGAACGGATTTAATGATTGTCTATATTTAGCAAAAAATGAAGGGGTGTAAATATGGTATTAATACAACAACAGCGTTCTTGGTCAACAAGATTAGAAGGAAAGAAAAAGAGATTGGCGGAAGTGGAGCATCTAGTGAATGGTGTAACAATTCCTACAGAAAAAATTGTAGACGTACTTGAATTGCTTATTAAACCGGGGGATCGGGTTGTTCTTGAAGGAAACAATCAAAAGCAGGCGTCATTTTTATCTCAAGCGCTAGTGAAGGTCGATCCAGAGCGTGTACATGATTTACATATGATTATGTCCAGTGTGTCGCGTCCGGAACATTTAGATATTTTTGAAGAAGGAATCGCAAAGAAAATCGATTTAAGTTTTGCAGGGCCTCAAAGTTTACGTATCGCACAGATGATCGAAGATGGCCGATTGATTTTAGGGGATCTGCACACATATGTTGAGCTTTATGGGAGACTTTTTATCGATTTAATTCCGAATATTGCGTTAGTCGCGGCGGATAAAGCAGACCGCTTCGGAAACTTATATACAGGACCAAATACGGAAGAAACGCCGACAATTGTAGAGGCAGCGGCTTTCCGTGACGGAATTGTAATCGCTCAAGTAAATGAAATTGTGGATGAATTGCCACGTGTCGATATTCCGGGTTCTTGGGTAGATTTCATCGTTGAAGCGGATGAGCCGTATGAACTGGAGCCGTTATTTACTCGTGATCCACGCCATATTACGGATATCCAGATTTTACAGGCGATGATGTGTATTCGAGGTATTTATGAAAAACACGGCGTTCAATCTTTAAACCATGGGATTGGCTTTAATACCGCTGCAATCGAGCTGCTGTTACCTTCTTATGGTGAGCAATTAGGCTTGAAGGGGAAAATATGCAAAAACTGGGTTCTGAATCCGCACCCGACACTGATCCCGGCGATTGAAACAGGATGGGTAGAAAGTGTTCACTGTTTTGGCGGTGAGCTAGGGATGGAAAAATATGTAGAGGCACGTCGCGATATTTTCTTCACAGGGAAAGATGGCAGCCTTCGTTCGAATCGTACATTGGCACAGCTTGCAGGTCAGTATGCAGTAGAT
This genomic window from Solibacillus sp. FSL R5-0449 contains:
- the mdcA gene encoding malonate decarboxylase subunit alpha, encoding MVLIQQQRSWSTRLEGKKKRLAEVEHLVNGVTIPTEKIVDVLELLIKPGDRVVLEGNNQKQASFLSQALVKVDPERVHDLHMIMSSVSRPEHLDIFEEGIAKKIDLSFAGPQSLRIAQMIEDGRLILGDLHTYVELYGRLFIDLIPNIALVAADKADRFGNLYTGPNTEETPTIVEAAAFRDGIVIAQVNEIVDELPRVDIPGSWVDFIVEADEPYELEPLFTRDPRHITDIQILQAMMCIRGIYEKHGVQSLNHGIGFNTAAIELLLPSYGEQLGLKGKICKNWVLNPHPTLIPAIETGWVESVHCFGGELGMEKYVEARRDIFFTGKDGSLRSNRTLAQLAGQYAVDLFIGSTLQMDAYGNSSTVTKGRVAGYGGAPNMGHDPGGRRHSTEAWYNMMTSQDELARGKKLVVQVAETFQDANTPVFVERLDAIDVKKQANLAVAPVMIYAEDVTHVVTEEGIAYLYKTDSPAERREMIASIAGVTPLGMENDVKRTKSLRERGLVAMPEDLNILRGEANRSLLAAKNIDELVQWSGGLYEPPTKFKSW
- a CDS encoding malonate decarboxylase subunit epsilon; the protein is MKQAWLFPGQGSQYGGFLESLPTHPAIKETLDEASDVLKTDIKLLATAEKLMSTKNVQITMLAAGVATARAFLNEGAKPDYLAGHSVGAFAAAVTSEVLTFSDALGLVSLRGELMESLQDEAYGMAVVVGLPESTLIEITQKFHTDEKPVYVSNRNAPQQLTLSGHKEAMQNVLDYVAGKGASSAKMLNVSTPSHCPLFLPVQDRLAKEMESITLQRPKFPLISNRNARVLRQPSRIIQDLAESIALPVRWHDATSILFENGVRQFIEMSPGDVLKKLAKNAFPEADSYSVEKNGFNDCLYLAKNEGV
- a CDS encoding GntR family transcriptional regulator — encoded protein: MNYFERALDNALSIRIANNLLEQVLNGELRPGDQVVESIYAEQYETSRSPVREAIYLLATEGIIERVPRKGAFIKGYTLDDMKDLLDVRNHLEMLAAERIENPSKEKGTLKEMKAVLTKMTKTKSYTEYTHLNYQFHFLIFKLSNSLVLNDMYSKIAIPLLRIQVIHFSNNEIIDKSILEHTSIYECLKNDDLDQLKSILRKHTEDVIFSVRNKQL